The Bicyclus anynana chromosome 3, ilBicAnyn1.1, whole genome shotgun sequence genome has a window encoding:
- the LOC112058565 gene encoding chromodomain-helicase-DNA-binding protein 8: MDSYNLFGDDGSGMLEGLTDLGGADTFAGSSSSGVTGDAKDSTENSYRQPYNPNSVAQEGTIQKLASFGSGGAGGISGSSQSVPNPVPGPPGPDYHDYGSYPPRPRLPQPSHAPLHPSHHVHPSHSYPGYHPGPEPMYTIPEQGIGDMGVWSGPPGANRYSPITPGYRHSYEHQQKIHQYPPQQSAGIGGLQSQNGAYMPRQPHFPQPTSQQLYGQQQNYPNYTQMHPPAATRISQHPAYHQQMDVNPHQYGLSHNQQSHSAIQQHQSHQSMPSHTGGIGPGIQGHPNPHLHHAGAPPLHHVPRQPPVPPSSVGPSHAVPSQMPYGSPHHSVPMTYQPHQVQHPLDVNVTNQYAPVKPSGIETGSPQYRPPFPQLSPQMSPRAQVSPRQQPQLSPRPIMSPVKGPSASPLNSRNVVQSPATSGPPPVSGSFTSQNTLQALEQMVLPTSGEYPFQRNPASPAVGHNIVSSPTQWSQNKISTSISTLQIESAEQVAKSLEVSSVPIQKQDQVKTSPISITNVESKIVDKNHDSDRGSEDNNPSRFLINTSKENILTNPINSAITTTPTNCVTVSAANIDPKESVAPIHQSNEMYENLDKSKEEIKVDTVLNIENKLESKQSESMISQNGESRSQNPHLSSSVDIDTSSERVSNSTTQQTTTTGSINYTQSMNAGSNKYDTTSLNVSRNQGYQSSSFQNVPNMMSQGITPTAASNIPPSMQNSQNLNVSAAFQTGPQLTSTTIPNIQGNIPSPHTNITNTVSSSVPGHNPQGNMSCIPPAVPNILGNIQQSMHNNSNTMTSVQGSVPTTIQSMQVGMPINTQNIHGALGPNMPSNQPPVVPSVSHNINQNMIIMGSNNIPHPSLYTHHQEITSLQQQIQEIYCLPPSNENREKVRCFQDRLSMLQHHETNDKCSGGPNCILQNPIYGSKMVESPQVTSTTGRGRGKGPAKPRKPRAKKEKITTMPQSLDLLPVSEDCVTAGTGLQSHSEIDVEPTDEIANLDSSALSIDDVPMEKVRKQRGPRKGKERKPRTPKEPKVQKDIEGKPVKERKKREPKDPNAPKRKRNVKKGISEVFADTTTCNDLLDSDNIDNSIKDHSFNKSITSIDVTKMNQEVSLDESNVTDFDDIPVSKIAIKELLEEAEAKKELTDKDEDYDNFNHKKRSKKRTSGPSSCKKLVTKRTSSGKRKKRGGLIPDSDGEPDDLVSTPPPSPPPEGDDSLKRRSARNTQRKKYTDDVLLRLSDDEFSLAAPKQEKEFEDFSHETKDTQIKPEGTPKPNYIYVNITEEDSMIVQHVLACRMGKREMKIDLYLNEKTQHNTHTTKPNEEDELEMPKEIDENLESHKENAETSECQTTEGNENVSVSSKIPKDEEDQKREGSKTDLEKENTTSKPVMVDVEEYFVKYRNFSYLHCEWKTEEELYKGDKRIYSKIKRFKQKQAQQLNIFELLDDEPFNPDYVEVERILDMSENQDPANNTVVKHYLVKWKSLQYEDSTWELEEDIDVDKIRQYKIFSEKPQKEKWKFKKRPSADQWTQLKESPLYKGGNTLRPYQLEGLNWLLFSWHNNRNCILADEMGLGKTIQSLTFVNSVWEYGIRGPFLIIAPLSTIPNWQREFEGWTEMNVIVYHGSQQSKSMIQEYEFYYKNEKGEPIKEITKFNVLITTFEIIVTDFQELKSFNWRLCVIDEAHRLKNRNCKLLEGLRQLHLEHRVLLSGTPLQNNVNELFSLLNFLEPSQFSSNEAFLTEFGQLKTESEVLKLQALLKPMMLRRLKEDVEKTLAPKEETIIEVELTNIQKKYYRAILERNFSFLQKGTTSAANIPNLMNTMMELRKCCIHPYLLNGAEDQIQFDYKQANGEDKQAYYKALIQSSGKMVLVDKLLPKLKAGGHRVLIFSQMVRCLDILEDYLVFKKYPYERIDGRIRGNLRQEAIDRFSKPDSDRFVFLLCTKAGGLGINLTAADTVIIYDSDWNPQNDLQAQARCHRIGQQKMVKIYRLICRNSYEREMFDKASLKLGLDKAILQSMNTSQGKETGLKQLSKKEIEDLLKKGAYGAVMDEDNAGDKFCEEDIEMILARRTQVIQMESEKGSTFSKASFAATDQRSDIDIRDPDFWNKWAKKAEIDTTEKKEDEDLIVTEPRKRTIIKRYGHDDGPMEMSDMEVTPDSDEDEEGISLRSKRKKDKLGRKGRRYASDDYVPRHEGVPIDEEVVYGSWTRSECFKIERGLLTFGWARWEEILDKNQFRKGWTIPVIEDCARIIVLYCLRHYKGDEKIRNFIWDLIEPCENGEVTISRNHSGLHNPVPRGRNAKKKNRLKDVPRVNDTQKWEDSNHWSSTDKYDCEAYLESSYKKHLFRHANKVLLRVRMMYYIKHEVIGDYATQIESGCHASTMGMRVPRGVDSAPPRLWWDAECDVSLLVGTYKHGYENYLAMRSDPQLCFVDKLGPPDDAECTDIKSEERKIRGSVAGDEECTDDVSSGAGAASPAASPAASRAASPAASSASRADDDAPTHLWPSMQDLNTRLRRLITAYQRNYKREELKLQQRAKMERRERMDQLARDEISQWRWTRADEEAFRRTVASYGVEFDPATKSLRWSRFRSLARLDSKSDDALTDYLKAFMAMCKRQCGLSVGEAELPTRADLKAEPIGEERAIATLERIDLLRVLREEVAPHAALEARLALCERSLDAPPWWQPARHDKLLVLGVCKHGLGDTYNKLFCDPKLPFADCARKWNAKFKSGIQSDLQKTEDEDDKNASETTAEPRMSLRRSKRTSNVQDRDAEDDTDALSELETLAKLGRIDETLTPEHWFSERALETRLHHIAHAVQNCEWPSVSTAASSSKASDGASTQIETMDDRKQSQKRHIAIDVETERAKLHALLSSPQAAHSSSRESHRTVVDRDDASSDSGSRRSTPAPPPAHQRVAPSPAPAATPAAAPAPSPAVSAPVDLSAPLDLSEAQDFSMGRRTPQADVQTAPVRSRLDDSITRMMKRKNVPAPEQITSKEKKRKKLDEIVLGLSAAKGQSPTSTVSYDPPRNKNSSVLPEVTVTPAAPPSSSAATPTQKPFSVTVTNVPSPHASSKELSSFLQQSLEQNNKPQKPPSSTTPKPYSHEAKVNKWLAEQANVDTRRRGLAPRLAPDEHVPVVHRVTGKRLMGHKAPQLKHLAHWIAENPMYDIDSKWTEGIKEHVKLPQDVRNPRHSPMQPTTSVPERKKGRPPTLDSTSTNVLSSNTHLNQNISGLNPALLASLSSLSFDPKSLAATLSNLTGFDPKLLSSLSSFDPKNNPLLNSFNSMPNLLGNMTGGNIFANLAGLGLPGFPSLDMNTLSSTSTSSDNKSKTRKPTETSSASTSKSSNSQFPFVFPNPNMLYPQLGLSGLSPFGVHSGMSSAYDALGLLSGNLAASSSSTTLHNSSHSSRGNSKTTAARSSTVTTTSSASRQQKGSDRAQSSHLSQILLPPDPYLLESLSKQTLNYDAALKAEKRSRDVDSQEAAATDLSKVDKKKLSFDPLRSQMPPEFAAVQEKLLKGDKKDIDISKMLLEQMASGALSASLVSSTEAKKSKDLEKDYEKLGKPPEYLSRITSEDAGSSISIAHKRTLDDISNEPENLAIQSIPKKLKDNSSELIRNIDKRSDTTNTSEMDLEDLIAPSTVIKTGMKASDFEMNRTNETATSLIISNTDRDDKVHQRISSPREKEINNDSDNLKKGDCSINIENEIREDNTDEVIGDISSSEGGRKGIRKKGRKSSEESSLGPRRELRSSAGRQSTESINH; this comes from the exons ATGGACTCATATAACTTATTTGGTGATGATGGAAGCGGTATGTTGGAAGGACTCACTGATCTCGGTGGAGCAGATACCTTCGCTGGTAGCTCTTCATCTGGAGTGACTGGTGATGCAAAAGACTCTACagaaaatag TTATAGGCAGCCATATAATCCAAACAGTGTGGCACAGGAAGGAACTATTCAAAAACTGGCATCGTTTGGCAGTGGTGGTGCAGGTGGAATAAGTGGTAGTTCACAGAGTGTGCCAAATCCAGTTCCTGGTCCTCCAGGGCCAGACTACCATGACTATGGCAGCTACCCCCCGCGTCCACGCCTGCCTCAACCCTCTCACGCTCCTCTCCATCCATCACACCATGTCCACCCTTCACATTCATACCCAGGATATCACCCTGGTCCTGAGCCAATGTATACAATACCAGAACAAG GAATTGGAGATATGGGTGTATGGTCAGGACCACCGGGAGCTAACAGATACTCGCCAATCACACCAGGATATAGACATTCATATGAACATCAGCAAAAGATTCACCAATATCCACCTCAGCAG tcTGCTGGTATTGGTGGTTTGCAGTCCCAAAATGGTGCTTACATGCCACGACAACCTCACTTTCCTCAACCAACTTCTCAACAATTGTATGGGCAACAGCAG aactATCCCAATTATACTCAAATGCATCCTCCAGCTGCTACAAGAATTTCTCAGCACCCTGCATATCATCAACAAATGGATGTAAATCCTCACCAATATGGCTTATCACATAATCAGCAAAGTCATAGTGCAATACAGCAACACCAATCCCATCAAAGCATGCCAAGTCACACAGGCGGTATTGGACCTGGAATTCAAGGTCATCCAAATCCACATCTTCATCATGCAGGAGCTCCTCCTTTACATCATGTTCCTCGACAACCACCGGTTCCTCCTTCTTCAGTAGGACCATCACATGCTGTACCTTCTCAAATGCCTTATGGGTCTCCACATCATTCTGTCCCTATGACATACCAACCTCACCAGGTACAGCACCCTTTAGATGTAAATGTCACAAATCAATATGCTCCTGTGAAGCCTAGTGGAATCGAAACTGGCAGTCCTCAATATCGACCTCCTTTTCCTCAACTATCACCACAAATGTCCCCAAGGGCACAGGTGTCTCCCAGACAACAACCACAACTTTCACCGCGACCTATTATGTCGCCCGTTAAAGGACCCAGTGCTTCACCGCTCAATTCTCGCAATGTTGTTCAGTCACCAGCTACATCCGGACCTCCCCCTGTGTCTGGCTCATTTACATCTCAAAATACTCTTCAAGCTTTAGAACAAATGGTGTTGCCAACAAGCGGGGAATATCCATTTCAACGTAATCCCGCATCACCAGCAGTTGGCCATAATATTGTATCTTCTCCTACACAGTGGagtcaaaataaaatttcaacttCAATAAGCACTCTACAGATTGAAAGTGCTGAACAAGTTGCAAAATCGTTGGAGGTATCATCAGTACCCATACAAAAACAGGATCAAGTAAAAACAAGTCCGATTTCTATTACAAATGTTGAAAGTAAAATTGTAGATAAAAACCATGATAGTGATAGAGGTTCGGAAGATAATAATCCTTCAAGGTTTTTAATAAACACATCTAAAGAAAACATATTGACAAATCCTATTAATTCTGCTATAACAACAACTCCAACAAACTGTGTAACTGTCTCTGCTGCAAATATTGATCCAAAAGAAAGTGTAGCCCCAATTCATCAATCTaatgaaatgtatgaaaatttaGACAAGTCTAAAGAAGAAATTAAAGTCGATACTGTActgaatattgaaaataaattggaaAGTAAACAAAGTGAAAGTATGATAAGCCAAAATGGTGAGTCTCGAAGTCAAAATCCTCATCTTTCATCTTCAGTTGATATTGATACTTCGAGCGAACGAGTTTCAAATAGTACAacacaacaaacaacaacaacaggTTCCATTAACTATACTCAAAGTATGAATGCAGGAAGCAATAAATATGATACCACATCATTAAATGTTTCAAGAAATCAAGGATATCAAAGTAGTTCCTTTCAAAATGTACCGAATATGATGTCACAAGGAATAACACCTACTGCAGCGTCAAATATTCCCCCTAGCATGCAAAACAGTCAAAATCTTAATGTTTCTGCAGCATTCCAAACTGGCCCACAGTTGACATCAACCACAATACCAAACATTCAAGGCAATATTCCGTCACCACATACAAATATTACTAATACCGTGTCGTCGAGTGTACCTGGTCACAATCCTCAAGGTAATATGAGTTGCATTCCTCCTGCTGTACCAAATATTTTAGGAAATATACAGCAGTCTATGCATAATAATTCAAATACTATGACTAGCGTACAAGGCAGTGTTCCTACAACTATACAGAGTATGCAAGTTGGAATGCCAATTAATACCCAAAATATTCACGGCGCCTTAGGTCCTAATATGCCTTCAAACCAACCTCCCGTAGTACCAAGTGTATCCCATAATATCAAccaaaatatgattattatgGGATCGAATAATATACCTCATCCAAGTTTGTATACCCACCATCAAGAAATTACATCACTACAACAGCAAATTCAAGAAATTTACTGTTTGCCGCCGTCAAATGAAAATAGAGAAAAAGTCAGATGTTTTCAAGACAGATTGTCTATGCTTCAACATCATGAAACTAATGATAAATGCAGTGGCGGTCCAAATTGTATATTGCAAAATCCAATTTATGGGTCAAAAATGGTTGAAAGTCCTCAAGTAACTAGTACAACTGGCCGTGGACGAGGAAAAGGCCCTGCTAAGCCTAGAAAACCACGtgctaaaaaagaaaaaataacgaCGATGCCACAATCTCTTGACTTACTACCAGTATCAGAAGATTGTGTAACTGCAGGTACAGGTCTACAAAGTCACTCTGAGATTGATGTTGAACCTACTGATGAAATTGCTAATTTAGATAGTAGTGCTTTATCGATTGACGATGTTCCAATGGAAAAAGTTCGAAAGCAAAGAGGACCACGCAAAGGTAAAGAACGAAAACCTCGTACGCCTAAAGAACCGAAAGTACAAAAAGACATAGAAGGTAAACCTGTAAAAGAAAGGAAAAAACGAGAACCTAAAGATCCAAACGCTCCAAAAAGAAAAAGGAATGTGAAGAAAGGTATTTCTGAGGTATTTGCTGATACAACGACGTGTAACGATCTTTTAGATTCCGATAATATAGACAACAGTATAAAGGATCACAGTTTTAACAAAAGTATAACGAGCATAGATGTTACCAAAATGAATCAAGAAGTCTCGTTAGATGAATCAAATGTTACAGATTTTGATGACATTCCTGTTTCTAAAATAGCTATTAAAGAATTATTGGAAGAGGCTGAAGCAAAAAAAGAACTGACTGATAAAGATGAAGACTACGATAATTTCAATCATAAGAAACGATCTAAAAAAAGAACTAGTGGGCCAAGTAGTTGTAAAAAGTTAGTAACTAAGAGAACATCCAGTGGAAAGCGGAAAAAAAGGGGAGGTTTAATACCCGATTCTGATGGAGAACCTGATGATTTGGTGTCAACGCCCCCTCCATCACCACCGCCAGAAGGTGACGACAGCTTAAAACGTCGTTCTGCGAGAAATACTCAACGTAAAAAATATACAGATGACGTACTACTTCGTTTATCTGATGATGAATTTTCATTAGCGGCCCCTAAACAAGAAAAAGAATTTGAAGACTTTAGCCATGAAACCAAAGACACACAAATAAAGCCTGAAGGTACACCTAAACCAAACTATATATACGTTAATATTACTGAGGAGGACTCAATGATAGTTCAACATGTATTAGCGTGTCGTATGGGAAAAAGAGAAATGAAAATAGACTTATATCTAAATGAAAAGACACAACACAACACTCACACAACAAAACCTAATGAAGAAGATGAACTTGAAATGCCAAAAGAAATTGACGAAAACTTAGAATCGCACAAAGAGAATGCAGAAACGTCCGAGTGTCAAACCACTGAAGGCAATGAAAATGTCAGTGTATCTAGTAAAATACCTAAAGATGAAGAAGATCAAAAGAGAGAAGGTAGTAAAACTGATTTAGAAAAGGAAAATACTACTTCTAAACCTGTTATGGTAGATGTGGAAGAATATTTCGTGAAGTACAGAAATTTTTCTTATTTGCACTGTGAATGGAAAACTGAAGAAGAACTTTATAAAGGTGATAAAAGAATATATTCGAAAATAAAACgctttaaacaaaaacaagccCAGCAGCTGAATATATTTGAACTTTTGGATGATGAACCTTTTAATCCAGATTATGTTGAAGTTGAAAGAATTTTAGATATGTCTGAAAATCAAGATCCTGCTAACAACACTGTGGTCAAACATTATTTGGTTAAATGGAAAAGCTTACAATATGAGGACAGTACGTGGGAGCTCGAGGAAGATATTGATGTGGATAAAATACGTCAGTATAAAATTTTTAGTGAGAAGCCACAAAAAGAGAAATGGAAGTTTAAGAAACGACCATCAGCTGATCAGTGGACCCAATTAAAAGAGTCCCCCTTGTATAAAGGCGGAAATACATTAAGGCCGTACCAGTTAGAAGGGTTAAATTGGTTACTATTTTCTTGGCATAATAATCGTAATTGTATTTTAGCAGATGAAATGGGCTTGGGAAAAACTATTCAAAGTTTAACCTTTGTTAATTCTGTTTGGGAATATGGTATAAGAGGTCCATTTCTAATTATTGCTCCATTGTCAACTATTCCTAATTGGCAGCGAGAATTTGAAGGTTGGACTGAAATGAATGTAATAGTCTACCATGGATCTCAACAAAGCAAAAGTATGATTCAAgaatatgaattttattataaaaatgaaaaaggaGAGCCCATTAAAGAAATAACAAAGTTTAATGTTTTGATTACGACTTTTGAAATAATAGTGACAGATTTTCAAgaattaaaatcttttaactGGCGATTGTGTGTAATAGATGAAGCTCATAGGCTTAAAAATAGAAATTGTAAATTGTTGGAGGGTTTGAGACAATTACATTTAGAACATAGAGTTCTTCTATCTGGAACacctttacaaaataatgtgaATGAATTATTTTCGTTGTTAAATTTCTTAGAACCATCGCAATTTTCGAGCAACGAAGCATTTTTAACAGAGTTTGGTCAACTAAAAACAGAGTCTGAGGTTTTAAAATTACAAGCTCTTCTTAAACCGATGATGTTAAGACGTTTAAAAGAAGACGTCGAAAAAACTCTTGCTCCAAAAGAAGAAACCATAATAGAAGTTGAATTAACAAatatacagaaaaaatattatagagcAATATTAGAGCGAAATTTTAGCTTCCTACAAAAGGGTACTACATCAGCAGCAAACATACCCAACCTTATGAACACAATGATGGAATTAAGAAAGTGTTGTATCCACCCATACCTTTTAAATGGCGCGGAAGATCAAATACAATTTGACTATAAACAGGCTAATGGAGAAGATAAGCAAGCTTATTATAAAGCTCTTATTCAATCATCTGGTAAAATGGTTTTGGTTGACAAGTTACTACCAAAACTTAAAGCTGGGGGACATAGAGTCCTAATATTCAGTCAAATGGTGAGATGTTTAGACATATTAGAAGATTatcttgtatttaaaaaatatccttATGAACGCATTGATGGACGAATAAGAGGAAATTTAAGACAAGAAGCTATTGATAGATTTTCAAAACCAGATTCCGATCGATTTGTGTTTTTACTATGCACTAAAGCAGGCGGTCTCGGAATAAACTTGACTGCTGCTGATACCGTTATAATATATGACAGCGATTGGAATCCGCAAAACGATTTACAAGCACAAGCCAGATGCCACCGAATTGGGCAACAAAAAATGGTTAAGATATATAGATTGATTTGTAGAAACTCTTATGAAAGAGAAATGTTTGATAAAGCATCCTTAAAGCTTGGTTTAGATAAAGCTATTTTGCAAAGCATGAATACTTCACAAGGAAAGGAAACCGGTTTAAAACAGCtttcaaaaaaagaaattgaagatcttttaaaaaaaggcGCCTATGGTGCTGTGATGGATGAGGATAATGCTGGGGACAAATTTTGCGAGGAAGATATCGAAATGATTTTAGCTCGTCGCACACAAGTCATTCAAATGGAATCTGAAAAAGGATCTACATTTTCCAAAGCAAGTTTTGCTGCTACAGATCAAAGATCAGACATTGATATAAGAGATCCTGACTTTTGGAATAAATGGGCTAAAAAGGCAGAGATAGATACTACAGAAAAGAAAGAGGATGAAGATTTAATAGTGACAGAACCAAGAAAGAGAACAATTATCAAAAGATATGGTCATGATGATGGTCCAATGGAAATGTCTGACATGGAAGTCACGCCAGATTCTGATGAGGACGAAGAAG GTATCAGTTTGAGAAGTAAGAGAAAAAAGGATAAACTAGGTAGAAAAGGACGTAGATATGCCAGTGATGATTATGTGCCACGCCATGAAGGAGTTCCCATAGATGAGGAAGTTGTTTATGGATCTTGGACCAGGTCTGAGTGCTTCAAGATAGAACGTGGTCTCCTTACGTTCGG ATGGGCGCGTTGGGAAGAAATACtagataaaaatcaatttagaaAAGGTTGGACAATACCTGTAATTGAAGACTGTGCCCGTATTATC gTCTTGTACTGTCTACGTCATTATAAAGGTGATGAAAAAATTAGAAACTTCATTTGGGATCTTATAGAGCCCTGTGAAAATGGAGAAGTGACAATCTCAAGAAATCATAGTGGATTACACAATCCAGTGCCGCGAGGcagaaatgcaaaaaaaaagaatagactGAAAGATGTGCCAAGAGTGAATGATACTCAGAAATGGGAGGACTCAAACCATTGGAGTTCTACTGATAAATATGACTGTGAAGCTTACTTAGAAAGCAGCTACAAGAAACACCTATTCAGACATGCCAACAA AGTATTATTAAGAGTTCGAATGATGTATTACATAAAACATGAAGTTATTGGGGACTATGCTACACAAATCGAGAGTGGCTGCCATGctag CACTATGGGCATGCGAGTGCCGCGCGGGGTCGACAGCGCGCCGCCGCGGCTGTGGTGGGACGCGGAGTGCGACGTGTCGCTGCTGGTGGGCACCTACAAGCACGGCTACGAGAACTACTTGGCCATGCGCTCCGACCCGCAACTGTGCTTCGTCGACAAGCTCGGCCCGCCCGACGACGCCGAGTGTACGGACATCAA gaGTGAAGAGAGAAAAATTCGAGGCAGTGTGGCCGGTGACGAAGAGTGCACGGACGACGTGTCAAGCGGAGCTGGCGCCGCCTCGCCCGCGGCATCGCCCGCCGCCTCACGCGCCGCCTCGCCCGCCGCGTCGTCCGCCTCGCGCGCCGACGACGACGCGCCCACGCACCTGTGGCCCTCCATGCAGGACCTCAACACGCGCCTGCGCCGCCTGATCACGGCCTACCAGCGCAACTACAAGCGCGAGGAACTAAAGCTGCAGCAAAGAGCGaag ATGGAACGTCGTGAAAGAATGGACCAGCTTGCTCGTGATGAAATCTCGCAATGGCGTTGGACCCGCGCTGACGAGGAAGCCTTCCGACGCACGGTCGCTTCCTACGGAGTAGAGTTCGATCCCGCCACCAAGAGCTTGCGCTGGAGTCGCTTTAGATCGCTGGCTCGGCTGGACTCTAAGAGCGACGACGCATTGACGGATTATCTCAAGGCGTTCATGGCTATGTGTAAGCGACAGTGCGGCCTCTCGGTCGGTGAGGCGGAACTGCCGACGCGAGCAGACTTGAAAGCGGAACCCATTGGCGAAGAACGGGCCATAGCTACACTGGAGAG GATCGACTTGTTGCGCGTCCTGCGCGAGGAGGTGGCGCCGCACGCCGCGCTGGAGGCGCGCCTGGCGCTGTGCGAGCGCTCGCTGGACGCGCCGCCGTGGTGGCAGCCGGCGCGACACGACAAGCTGCTGGTGCTCGGCGTGTGCAA ACATGGATTGGGTGatacatacaataaattattctgCGATCCTAAACTACCTTTTGCCGATTGTGCTAGAAAATGGAACGCAAAGTTCAAGAGTGGGATACAAAGTGATTTGCAGAAAACTGAGGATGAGGACGATAAGAATGCTTCAGAGACAACTGCAGAGCCCAGAATGTCATTACGCCGTAGTAAGCGTACTTCGAATGTCCAAGATCGGGACGCCGAAGACGATACAGATGCACTCTCCGAATTGGAAACATTAGCCAAATTGGGAAGAATAGATGAAACGTTGACGCCAGAGCATTGGTTTTCAGAAAGAGCTCTAGAGACTAGGCTCCATCATATCGCTCACGCAGTTCAGAACTGCGAATGGCCTTCAGTGTCAACAGCGGCGAGCTCATCGAAGGCGAGCGATGGAGCAAGCACACAAATAGAAACAATGGACGATCGTAAACAAAGTCAAAAACGGCACATCGCGATCGACGTGGAGACGGAACGCGCTAAGTTACATGCATTGCTTTCATCGCCTCAGGCTGCACATTCGTCGTCTCGAGAGTCGCACAGGACTGTTGTGGACCGCGATGATGCGTCCAGCGACTCTGGCTCGCGCCGCTCgacgcccgcgccgccgcctgcGCACCAGCGAGTGGCGCCGTCGCCTGCGCCAGCGGCGACACCCGCTGCTGCGCCCGCGCCCTCGCCGGCCGTGTCCGCGCCCGTTGATCTCTCTGCACCTCTCGACTTGAGCGAAGCGCAAGACTTCTCCATGGGTCGCCGCACTCCGCAGGCGGACGTGCAGACAGCTCCAGTTCGTAGTCGGCTGGACGATTCTATCACGCGAATGATGAAACGGAAAAATGTG cCGGCGCCAGAACAGATAACctccaaagaaaagaaaaggaaaaaactAGATGAAATTGTCCTAGGATTATCTGCCGCTAAGGGACAAAGTCCGACCTCTACGGTTTCGTATGATCCGCCTCGGAATAAAAATTCCTCTGTACTACCTGAAGTGACGGTCACTCCAGCGGCTCCACCCAGTAGCAGTGCAGCTACTCCGACACAAAAACCATTTTCTGTGACTGTTACAAATGTACCATCACCACATGCCTCATCAAAAGAATTATCATCCTTCTTACAACAATCCCTTGAACAAAACAACAAACCACAAAAACCACCATCATCAACTACACCCAAACCTTACTCTCACGAAGCTAAAGTAAACAAATGGTTAGCTGAACAAGCCAATGTAGATACACGAAGACGTGGGTTAGCACCGCGACTCGCGCCTGATGAACATGTGCCTGTTGTCCACCGTGTAACAGGAAAACGGCTCATGGGCCATAAAGCACCACAGTTAAAACATTTAGCGCACTGGATTGCAGAAAATCCAATGTACGACATTGACTCGAAATGGACAGAAGGTATAAAAGAACACGTGAAGTTGCCTCAAGATGTGCGCAATCCGAGACATTCCCCAATGCAGCCAACAACTTCTGTACCTGAACGCAAAAAGGGTAGACCACCAACCCTTGATTCGACATCAACAAATGTATTGTCCTCAAATACACATTTAAATCAAAACATTTCTGGCTTAAATCCTGCACTTCTTGCAAGTTTATCGAGTTTGAGCTTTGACCCAAAATCTTTAGCTGCAACATTATCTAATTTAACTGGATTTGACCCTAAGCTACTTTCAAGTCTGAGTAGTTTTGATCCTAAAAATAATCCATTATTAAACTCTTTCAACAGTATGCCAAATTTGCTCGGAAATATGACAGGTGGTAATATATTTGCAAACTTGGCCGGTTTGGGGCTGCCTGGGTTTCCTTCACTTGATATGAATACTTTAAGTTCAACAAGTACTTCAAGTGATAATAAGTCAAAAACGAGGAAGCCAACTGAAACTTCAAGTGCGTCTACTTCAAAATCGTCAAACTCACAATTTCCATTCGTATTTCCAAATCCAAATATGCTATATCCCCAACTTGGTCTGAGTGGTTTATCGCCGTTTGGAGTTCATTCGGGGATGTCATCAGCTTATGATGCATTAGGATTATTAAGTGGTAATTTAGCAGCAAGTTCCAGTTCAACGACTTTACATAATTCAAGTCATAGTTCCCGAGGCAACTCGAAAACTACAGCTGCTAGATCTTCTACCGTAACAACTACTTCTTCTGCATCTCGACAGCAAAAAGGTTCTGATCGAGCTCAGTCAAGTCACTTATCACAAATCCTTTTGCcgccagatccttatttattaGAATCGTTATCTAAACAGACTCTTAATTATGACGCCGCTTTGAAAGCAGAAAAGAGATCTCGCGATGTTGATAGTCAAGAAGCAGCTGCGACCGATTTGTCTAAAGTTGATAAAAAGAAACTTTCTTTTGATCCTTTGCGATCCCAGATGCCACCAGAGTTTGCTGCTGTGCAAGAAAAACTTTTAAAGGGTGATAAAAAAGATATAGATATTAGTAAAATGCTATTGGAACAAATGGCTTCAGGGGCATTAAGTGCTAGTCTCGTTAGCTCCACTGAAGCAAAAAAATCGAAAGATTTAGAAAAAGATTATGAAAAACTAGGGAAACCACCTGAATATTTGTCACGCATCACCTCTGAGGATGCAGGTTCAAGCATATCTATTGCTCATAAAAGAACTTTGGATGATATAAGCAACGAGCCAGAAAATTTGGCTATTCAATCGATTCCAAAAAAACTCAAGGATAACTCATCTGAACTAATAAGAAACATAGACAAACGATCAGACACTACAAATACTAGTGAAATGGATCTAGAAGATTTAATTGCGCCATCTACTGTTATAAAAACTGGCATGAAAGCTAGTGATTTCGAAATGAATCGGACTAATGAAACGGCAACatctttaattatttcaaatactGACAGAGATGATAAAGTACATCAAAGAATTTCAAGTCCCCgcgaaaaagaaataaataatgatagtgATAATTTGAAAAAAGGCGATTGTTCTATCAACATAGAAAACGAAATTAGGGAGGACAACACTGATGAAGTAATAGGCGATATATCTTCAAGTGAAGGTGGTCGTAAAGGAATTCGAAAGAAAGGACGAAAGTCATCAGAAGAATCTTCGTTAGGGCCACGACGGGAATTAAGATCAAGTGCTGGTCGACAATCAACAGAGTCGATAAATCACTAA